Proteins from a genomic interval of Pseudomonadota bacterium:
- a CDS encoding inositol monophosphatase family protein, whose amino-acid sequence MSRRSPLITVMANAAYKAARGLCRDFGEVEQLQVSRKGPADFVSSADHKAEEMLVEDLRRARPKFGFLLEEGGEIVGEDSSNRWIIDPLDGTTNFLHGIPHFAISIGLERDSKMFAGVIYDPLRDELFWAESGSGAFVNSTRLRVSARPRLDEALIATGMPFKGRASHPEYSEMLDRMSAETAGVRRFGSAALDLAYVAAGRFDGFWEFALSPWDIAAGLAILREAGGIVTEVNGGDAMMASGDILASNGNLHEDLRRLLAKAAAPAKK is encoded by the coding sequence TTGTCCCGCCGCTCCCCGCTCATCACTGTCATGGCCAACGCCGCCTACAAGGCAGCGCGTGGGTTGTGCCGAGATTTCGGCGAAGTTGAACAACTCCAAGTTTCACGTAAGGGGCCGGCCGATTTTGTGTCGTCGGCTGACCACAAAGCCGAAGAAATGCTGGTCGAGGACCTTCGCCGGGCGCGCCCCAAATTTGGGTTTCTGCTCGAAGAAGGCGGTGAAATAGTGGGCGAAGACAGTTCCAACCGTTGGATTATCGACCCGCTGGACGGCACGACGAATTTTCTCCACGGCATTCCGCATTTCGCCATTTCTATCGGCTTAGAGCGCGACAGCAAGATGTTTGCCGGCGTGATTTACGATCCGCTGCGCGACGAATTGTTCTGGGCCGAATCCGGTAGTGGCGCGTTTGTGAACTCAACGCGCTTGCGCGTCTCGGCGCGCCCGCGCCTGGACGAAGCGCTGATTGCCACGGGCATGCCCTTCAAGGGCCGCGCCAGCCATCCAGAATATTCCGAGATGCTCGACCGCATGTCGGCGGAAACCGCAGGCGTGCGACGCTTCGGCTCCGCGGCGCTCGATTTGGCCTATGTCGCGGCCGGGCGCTTTGACGGATTTTGGGAATTCGCGCTGTCGCCGTGGGATATCGCCGCCGGGTTGGCGATTCTGCGTGAAGCAGGCGGCATCGTCACCGAAGTGAACGGCGGCGATGCGATGATGGCATCGGGCGATATCCTTGCCAGCAACGGGAATCTGCACGAGGATTTGCGGCGCCTATTGGCAAAAGCGGCTGCACCCGCGAAAAAATAG
- a CDS encoding OmpA family protein, translated as MSAPNPYTIVSAQKIGRVVIYIARIFSDKAATAFAAARSFFILPALLLSALSLLVLWLAPANSVFAQDTVFIGGSGQNGFEIDLGALDHFSSPRGTDRGLRHPGVAGGGLAPVTLRPPGEPPRADSARATAPEPKPTKPAKPAKMVTKLETPATVAPATVAPTMVAPTLDAPALEAVATPKLAAPAPAPGPVLAKAPENMTAEERAAAKKRNKNSVSSTSFADEAALLDLDAPSAAKTKPAAQPKAATAAKPKAQPKSEAKAETKAAPETVLVALDPPTAQTNPVAPSVPGETMQILFGAGDSALPKTAQAPLATLASALGQDETLRLQLKAYAGGGDDSASQARRLSLSRALAVRSELIEQGVRSTRIDVRALGNKSEDGTSDRVDVVLVQR; from the coding sequence TTGTCGGCACCGAACCCCTATACTATTGTAAGCGCGCAAAAAATTGGGAGAGTAGTTATCTATATCGCCCGCATATTTTCCGACAAAGCCGCCACCGCGTTCGCGGCCGCGCGCTCATTTTTCATTCTGCCCGCACTGTTGCTGTCCGCACTGTCGCTGCTCGTACTGTGGCTGGCCCCGGCAAACTCCGTGTTTGCTCAGGACACCGTCTTTATCGGCGGCAGCGGCCAGAATGGTTTCGAAATCGACCTCGGCGCGCTCGACCATTTTTCGTCGCCCCGAGGCACGGACCGAGGCTTGCGCCATCCGGGCGTCGCCGGTGGTGGCTTGGCGCCGGTCACGCTGCGCCCGCCCGGCGAACCACCTAGAGCCGACAGCGCACGCGCCACAGCACCGGAACCCAAGCCGACTAAGCCGGCTAAGCCCGCTAAGATGGTAACCAAACTGGAAACGCCGGCGACGGTCGCCCCTGCCACGGTCGCCCCCACTATGGTCGCCCCCACGTTGGACGCCCCCGCTTTGGAGGCTGTGGCAACGCCGAAACTGGCGGCGCCGGCGCCGGCGCCCGGCCCGGTGCTGGCAAAAGCGCCGGAGAACATGACGGCGGAAGAGCGCGCCGCAGCGAAGAAACGCAACAAGAATTCTGTATCCAGCACCAGCTTCGCCGACGAGGCAGCTCTACTCGACCTCGACGCACCGTCAGCAGCGAAAACCAAACCGGCCGCGCAGCCGAAGGCGGCCACGGCAGCCAAGCCCAAAGCACAACCCAAATCGGAGGCCAAAGCAGAGACCAAAGCAGCGCCGGAGACCGTATTGGTTGCGCTCGATCCGCCAACTGCCCAGACGAATCCGGTGGCGCCATCTGTGCCTGGCGAAACCATGCAAATTTTATTTGGTGCGGGTGATTCAGCGCTTCCCAAAACCGCACAAGCACCGCTCGCCACTCTTGCCTCTGCGCTGGGCCAGGATGAAACGTTGCGCCTGCAACTCAAGGCCTATGCCGGCGGCGGCGACGATTCAGCCTCGCAAGCGCGCCGATTGTCGTTGTCGCGCGCCCTTGCAGTGCGCTCGGAATTGATCGAACAAGGCGTGCGTAGCACCCGTATCGATGTCCGAGCGTTGGGCAACAAATCTGAGGACGGGACGAGCGACCGGGTAGACGTCGTCCTGGTGCAGCGCTAA
- a CDS encoding flagellar motor protein MotA encodes MSALRPFLIRMSAFLAIVVAICAALFSTLLEAFLANPALNSVILGALMIGIVFAFRQVLRLAPETAWLNTAQTNEPGLSDQRAPRMLAPLATMIAERRGRVSLSAVSMRSVLDGIGSRLDESHELARYLIGLLIFLGLLGTFWGLLQTVSSVGDVIGGLSVGGDDLGSAFDDLKGGLEAPLAGMGTAFSSSLFGLAGSLVLGFLELQASQAQNRFYNNLEDWLSSYTRLTGGTLSVEGGDQSVPAYVSALLERTADSLDDLQRTLSRGEDNRASSSANILALTERLAALTDQMRAEQDLMVKLVENQMEMRPVLERLAETGRQPISLDDASRAHLRNLDVYVGRLLEEMVSGREQSVNELKSEFKLLARTIAAVAENQRRDGRG; translated from the coding sequence ATGAGCGCTCTACGCCCGTTTCTGATTCGCATGAGCGCCTTTTTGGCGATTGTCGTCGCCATTTGCGCAGCCCTATTCTCGACCCTGCTTGAAGCGTTTCTCGCCAACCCGGCTTTGAATAGCGTGATTCTGGGCGCGCTGATGATCGGCATTGTGTTCGCCTTCCGGCAGGTCTTGCGGCTCGCGCCTGAAACCGCGTGGCTCAACACCGCCCAAACTAATGAGCCCGGACTCTCGGATCAGCGCGCGCCGCGCATGCTGGCGCCGCTCGCCACCATGATCGCGGAACGGCGTGGGCGGGTATCGCTCTCCGCCGTTTCCATGCGCAGCGTGCTCGATGGCATCGGCTCGCGCCTCGACGAGAGCCATGAATTGGCGCGCTACCTGATCGGCCTCTTAATCTTTCTCGGATTGCTCGGCACGTTCTGGGGCCTCTTACAGACCGTGTCCTCGGTGGGCGATGTAATTGGCGGGCTTTCAGTCGGCGGCGACGACTTAGGCTCGGCCTTTGATGACCTCAAGGGCGGGCTCGAGGCGCCGCTTGCCGGCATGGGAACGGCGTTCAGTTCTTCGCTCTTTGGCCTCGCCGGCTCGCTGGTGCTGGGCTTCTTGGAATTGCAGGCGTCGCAGGCACAAAACCGATTCTACAATAATTTGGAGGATTGGTTGTCGTCCTACACCCGCCTCACCGGCGGCACGCTGTCGGTCGAAGGCGGAGACCAATCAGTGCCGGCCTATGTGAGTGCCCTCCTTGAGCGCACCGCGGACAGCCTTGACGATCTTCAGCGCACGCTGTCCCGCGGTGAGGACAACCGCGCCTCCTCGAGCGCTAATATACTCGCGCTCACCGAGCGCTTAGCGGCCCTGACGGATCAAATGCGCGCCGAACAAGACCTCATGGTCAAGCTGGTGGAGAACCAGATGGAAATGCGCCCGGTGCTGGAGCGCCTGGCCGAGACGGGCCGCCAACCGATATCCCTCGACGATGCCAGCCGCGCGCATTTGCGCAATCTCGACGTCTATGTCGGACGGTTGCTCGAAGAAATGGTGTCGGGGCGCGAGCAAAGCGTGAATGAGCTCAAAAGCGAATTCAAACTTCTGGCCCGCACAATCGCCGCCGTTGCCGAAAACCAACGGCGCGACGGGCGCGGCTGA
- a CDS encoding peptidoglycan -binding protein: MSYGSRSRRHQGGSSAIWPGFVDVLSTLLLVMIFLLVVYMLAQYFLQRSVSEKSAALTELDHQVAELADLLSLERQSNTDLRTNISQLSSELQSSLAERDALSLALTRSEDESNTLRLRLRDMTAEAQTALSDATEANRVAVETQLRAEAGEEKIRVMLSDVEQLRRDIAALQTVRSDLEERVVELAAALRDSEGDKARLDQAFSAARDRSTELMAKLSDESERTALAQKELGDRDVRLSELQGLYMLSENQLMQARDLTARQSDEIGVLNQQILALRAQLTRIEEALDTSEAESKEQNVVIADLGRRLNLALAAKVEELAEYRSEFFGRLRQVLAGRQGFTIIGDRFVFQSEVLFGSGSAELGIGGKLGLNTFATVLKEVMTRIPEDLPWILQVDGHTDRIPIQTARFPSNWELSAARAIEVVNYLVTRGIPPERLSATGYGQFQPLDTRDDEIAHRRNRRIELKLTQR, from the coding sequence ATGTCATACGGTTCCCGTTCCCGCCGCCACCAAGGAGGCTCTTCGGCTATCTGGCCTGGCTTCGTCGATGTTCTCTCGACGTTGCTGTTGGTCATGATCTTTTTGCTCGTCGTCTATATGCTGGCGCAATATTTCCTGCAGCGCTCGGTTTCGGAAAAAAGCGCAGCGCTGACCGAGCTCGACCATCAGGTCGCGGAGTTGGCCGATCTGCTCTCGCTGGAGCGCCAATCAAACACCGATCTGCGCACAAATATTTCTCAACTTTCCAGCGAGCTGCAAAGCTCCCTCGCCGAACGCGATGCGCTGAGCCTGGCGCTGACCCGATCCGAGGACGAGTCCAATACCTTACGCTTGCGTTTGCGCGATATGACGGCAGAAGCGCAGACCGCGCTCAGCGATGCGACCGAAGCCAACCGCGTCGCCGTGGAAACGCAATTGCGCGCCGAAGCCGGAGAAGAAAAAATCCGCGTGATGCTCAGCGATGTCGAGCAATTACGCCGCGACATCGCCGCACTACAAACCGTTCGCAGCGATCTGGAGGAAAGAGTCGTCGAGCTTGCCGCCGCGCTGCGTGACAGCGAAGGCGATAAAGCGCGCCTCGATCAAGCGTTCAGCGCCGCCCGCGATCGCTCGACCGAGCTGATGGCGAAACTCTCCGATGAGAGCGAACGCACCGCCCTTGCCCAGAAAGAACTGGGCGACCGAGATGTCAGGTTGAGCGAGTTGCAGGGCCTTTATATGCTGTCCGAAAATCAACTGATGCAGGCACGCGATCTGACGGCACGGCAATCCGATGAAATTGGCGTTCTCAACCAGCAAATACTGGCGTTGAGGGCGCAACTGACCCGCATTGAAGAGGCGCTGGATACGTCGGAAGCCGAATCAAAGGAGCAGAATGTGGTGATCGCCGATCTCGGCCGGCGCCTCAATCTTGCCCTCGCCGCCAAGGTCGAAGAACTGGCCGAATACCGCTCGGAATTTTTTGGCCGGCTGCGCCAAGTTCTCGCTGGCCGTCAGGGCTTCACCATCATAGGTGACCGCTTTGTTTTTCAATCCGAAGTGCTATTCGGCTCCGGTTCGGCCGAGCTCGGCATCGGTGGAAAATTGGGGTTGAATACGTTCGCCACCGTTCTGAAAGAGGTCATGACGCGCATCCCCGAAGACTTGCCCTGGATCTTACAGGTCGACGGACATACGGACCGCATTCCTATTCAAACGGCGCGCTTCCCTTCCAACTGGGAGCTATCGGCGGCGCGCGCCATCGAGGTCGTGAATTATCTGGTGACTCGGGGCATACCCCCGGAACGGCTGAGCGCCACCGGTTACGGCCAGTTTCAACCGCTTGACACACGCGACGATGAGATCGCTCACCGGCGCAACCGGCGCATCGAACTTAAGCTGACTCAGCGCTGA
- a CDS encoding ABC transporter transmembrane domain-containing protein, which produces MFGPGRGRRKSRSDREKGKDLKQIRPLMQYIRPYRPVVFGALVALTVSAAAVLAMGVGLRLLIDEGLAGDSIDLLNNIDLLNNALIYLIGMVVLLAASTFSRFYLVSWLGERVVADIRLAIFSRILRLSPAFFEINKTGELLSRITTDTTLLQTVIGSQASSALRNLLLLTGGIVMLFITSPRLTGLVFLLVPVVVVPIIVLGRRVRQRSRLSQDRIADLGGQVEEALNGIQTVQAFGHEANTQDSFGAKVDSAFQTALGRVRARAYLTAFVILFVFTGITAVLWLGGHDVLDGRLSGGELASFLFYAVVVAGSVGSLSEVYGDLQHAAGAAERLVELLRQQSDIAAPENPKPLPEPAEGAIALENVTFNYPSRPDEPALIDYRLNVRPGERVALVGPSGAGKTSVFNLLLRFYDPTQGTVRVDGMDLRQALPEEARARFGLVPQDPAIFAASAWENIRFGRPSASDEDVRAAARAAGAEEFLDALPEGFATFLGEKGMRLSGGQKQRLAIARAILRNPVILLLDEATSALDAESERAVQKALESLMVGRTTIVIAHRLATVQKADRIVVMQEGRVVAEGTHDALVAEDGLYARLASLQFDSTGADGAGDATVATTGPLSAESA; this is translated from the coding sequence TTGCGGCTGCTCATCGATGAGGGCCTGGCCGGCGATAGTATCGATCTCCTAAATAATATCGATCTCCTAAACAATGCACTGATCTACCTAATTGGGATGGTGGTTCTGCTGGCTGCCAGCACATTTTCGCGGTTTTATCTGGTCTCTTGGCTGGGCGAGCGGGTGGTGGCCGATATCCGTCTCGCAATTTTCTCCCGAATCCTCCGCCTCAGCCCGGCGTTTTTCGAGATCAACAAGACCGGCGAGCTGCTGTCGCGCATCACCACCGATACCACGCTGCTGCAAACCGTAATCGGCAGCCAAGCATCTTCGGCGCTGCGCAATCTGCTCCTGCTTACCGGCGGTATCGTGATGTTGTTCATCACCAGTCCGAGATTGACCGGTCTGGTTTTCCTGCTTGTGCCTGTAGTTGTGGTGCCGATCATCGTTCTCGGCCGTCGCGTGCGCCAGCGCTCGCGCCTCAGCCAAGACCGCATCGCCGATCTTGGCGGCCAGGTGGAAGAGGCGCTCAATGGCATTCAAACCGTTCAGGCGTTCGGCCACGAGGCCAACACCCAGGACAGTTTCGGCGCCAAAGTTGATAGCGCCTTTCAGACGGCGCTCGGCCGCGTGCGCGCGCGCGCCTATCTCACAGCCTTCGTCATTCTGTTCGTCTTTACCGGCATCACCGCGGTGCTTTGGCTAGGCGGCCATGATGTCCTCGACGGCAGATTGAGTGGCGGCGAATTGGCATCCTTTTTGTTCTACGCGGTTGTCGTTGCGGGCTCGGTAGGATCGCTAAGCGAAGTTTACGGTGATCTCCAACATGCTGCTGGTGCGGCCGAGCGGCTGGTGGAATTGTTGCGCCAGCAAAGCGATATCGCCGCGCCGGAAAACCCCAAACCGCTACCTGAGCCGGCCGAGGGCGCCATCGCCCTGGAGAATGTCACATTCAACTATCCCTCGCGCCCCGATGAGCCAGCGCTGATCGACTATCGGCTGAACGTCAGGCCCGGCGAACGCGTCGCCCTGGTTGGGCCGTCCGGTGCCGGCAAGACCAGTGTTTTTAATTTGTTGCTGCGGTTTTACGATCCCACACAGGGCACGGTACGGGTCGACGGAATGGATCTGCGCCAGGCCCTGCCTGAGGAGGCGCGCGCCAGGTTCGGCCTCGTGCCACAAGACCCGGCGATATTTGCCGCCAGCGCGTGGGAAAATATCCGCTTCGGCCGCCCTAGCGCGAGCGACGAAGATGTGCGAGCGGCAGCACGGGCGGCGGGCGCAGAAGAATTCTTAGACGCTCTCCCTGAAGGCTTCGCCACCTTCCTTGGCGAGAAGGGCATGCGGCTCTCCGGCGGCCAGAAGCAGCGCCTGGCTATTGCCCGGGCAATCTTGCGCAACCCCGTGATTCTTCTACTCGACGAAGCCACCAGCGCGCTCGATGCCGAGAGCGAGCGCGCAGTGCAAAAAGCATTGGAGAGCTTGATGGTTGGGCGCACCACCATCGTCATCGCGCATCGCCTGGCCACTGTCCAAAAGGCCGACCGTATCGTGGTGATGCAAGAAGGCCGCGTCGTTGCCGAAGGAACCCATGACGCCCTGGTTGCCGAAGACGGCCTCTATGCGCGCCTGGCGTCGCTCCAATTCGACAGCACCGGAGCCGATGGCGCTGGTGATGCGACGGTTGCCACCACGGGGCCGCTCAGCGCTGAGTCAGCTTAA